The Rhineura floridana isolate rRhiFlo1 chromosome 8, rRhiFlo1.hap2, whole genome shotgun sequence genome includes a region encoding these proteins:
- the LOC133363268 gene encoding endonuclease domain-containing 1 protein-like, whose translation MLLLFLLYGAACFLLPAKGEVVQDFKNCLEFFLDKMPPGQSLTPPNEAKICQFYQNAYRFATLYDREKRIPIYSAYKCKPGKGNRYHGWMIEPQLVDPTLGKSMEDERETNIPAAGIKKNQATFNDYVYALNIEKGHLNPVSHQPDEDSRAATSTLTNIVPQFSKLNEDTWAGYESRIKKEALACPDMYVIVGVVPGDEYISDLRVNKPSHIWSAACCVHDNRHRKSWAALAKNNENEVKEFSLENLQKVLAELYGKETVDLFNSSCN comes from the exons ATGTTGCTTCTATTCCTGCTCTATGGGGCTGCATGCTTTCTCCTGCCTGCAAAGGGCGAGGTGGTGCAGGATTTTAAAAACTGCCTGGAGTTCTTCTTGGACAAGATGCCCCCTGGACAGTCCTTGACGCCACCCAATGAAGCCAAGATCTGCCAGTTCTACCAGAACGCCTATCGCTTTGCCACCTTGTATGACCGAGAGAAGCGCATTCCTATATACTCCGCTTATAAGTGCAAACCTGGGAAGGGAAATCGATATCATGGCTGGATGATAGAGCCCCAG CTTGTAGATCCCACCTTAGGAAAGAGCATGGAAGATGAGCGTGAAACCAACATTCCTGCTGCAGGGATTAAGAAGAACCAAGCCACTTTCAACGATTACGTTTACGCCTTAAACATTGAAAAGGGACACTTGAACCCGGTTAGCCACCAACCTGATGAAGACAGCAGAGCGGCCACTTCCACCTTGACTAACATTGTGCCCCAGTTTAGCAAACTTAACGAGGACACATGGGCTGGCTACGAAAGCCGGATCAAGAAGGAAGCCCTGGCTTGCCCTGATATGTACGTTATTGTTGGAGTTGTGCCCGGGGATGAGTATATATCAGACCTCAGGGTTAATAAGCCCAGCCACATCTGGTCAGCAGCTTGCTGCGTACATGATAACCGGCACAGGAAATCGTGGGCTGCCCTTGCAAAGAATAACGAGAATGAAGTAAAGGAATTCAGTCTGGAGAATCTCCAGAAAGTGCTTGCTGAACTTTATGGGAAGGAGACAGTGGACCTTTTCAACAGTTCCTGTAACTAG